The proteins below come from a single Hyphomicrobium denitrificans ATCC 51888 genomic window:
- a CDS encoding FAD-dependent monooxygenase translates to MSANDFRVAIAGGGIGGMATALALACHGIASEVYERRDAFPEEGAGIQIGPNGTRILQRLGVAEFLQAHAATPDVLSVRDGKTGRELTRLPLGSWIAERHGAPYWTAHRRDLHVALRARAEANPLIDLRTGIEIASFVTEPDGITATGTRGETLKASALVCADGLWSNLRNKIAPGATPQPAGKVAYRCVIPAGDLAPEFTPNAVHIWLAPGAHVVHYPVNAGRDIALVVIADDTMRERGWDTSASAATVREKVRDYAPPLQALVAAANDWRCWSLYRMPPLERWSNGRATLLGDAAHPVLPFLAQGAVLALEDAITLAAALADRRSDVEASLRNYEQARRPRARRVVEASQRNGRIYHMAGAAALARNTTMRLAPPARVMAGFDWLYGWRL, encoded by the coding sequence ATGAGCGCGAATGATTTCCGTGTCGCAATCGCAGGCGGCGGCATCGGCGGCATGGCGACCGCGCTCGCACTCGCCTGTCACGGGATCGCTTCGGAAGTCTATGAACGCCGAGATGCGTTTCCCGAAGAAGGCGCGGGAATTCAAATCGGCCCCAACGGCACGCGCATCCTGCAACGCCTCGGCGTCGCGGAGTTTCTGCAAGCTCACGCCGCAACGCCCGACGTCCTGAGCGTCCGCGACGGCAAGACTGGCCGCGAGCTGACGCGTCTGCCGCTCGGCTCCTGGATCGCGGAGCGGCACGGCGCTCCTTATTGGACGGCGCACCGGCGCGATCTGCATGTCGCGCTTCGCGCACGCGCCGAAGCAAATCCGCTGATCGACCTTCGCACCGGCATCGAAATCGCTTCGTTCGTCACCGAGCCTGACGGCATCACGGCAACCGGCACGCGCGGCGAAACGCTGAAAGCCTCGGCCCTCGTCTGCGCCGATGGGCTTTGGTCGAACCTGCGCAATAAAATCGCGCCGGGAGCCACTCCGCAGCCCGCTGGCAAAGTCGCGTATCGCTGCGTCATCCCGGCTGGCGATCTCGCGCCCGAATTTACACCGAACGCCGTGCACATCTGGCTCGCGCCCGGAGCACACGTCGTCCACTATCCGGTGAATGCCGGACGCGACATCGCCCTCGTCGTGATCGCCGACGACACGATGCGCGAGCGCGGATGGGATACATCGGCTTCCGCCGCAACGGTGCGCGAGAAAGTTCGCGATTACGCGCCGCCGCTGCAAGCACTCGTCGCCGCAGCCAACGATTGGCGATGCTGGTCGCTCTACCGGATGCCACCGCTCGAACGCTGGTCGAACGGCCGCGCAACACTGCTCGGAGACGCCGCGCATCCCGTGTTGCCGTTCCTGGCGCAAGGCGCGGTGCTCGCGCTCGAAGACGCGATAACGCTGGCCGCGGCTCTCGCAGACCGGCGAAGCGATGTCGAAGCATCATTGCGGAATTACGAGCAGGCCCGCCGTCCGCGCGCCCGCCGCGTCGTGGAAGCATCACAAAGAAACGGCCGCATCTATCACATGGCTGGCGCTGCCGCGTTGGCGCGCAACACGACGATGCGCCTCGCGCCGCCCGCGCGCGTCATGGCGGGCTTCGATTGGCTCTACGGCTGGAGGCTCTGA
- a CDS encoding phosphoethanolamine transferase, with protein MFKPRRPEILILLLAIYIAVALNYAFWRKLLIAAEPHNFGDWHFVVATLVAAVAALYLILLAISYKPVIRAIVLIVLPVTAAASYFMTEYGIVIDSDMVRNIFETDTREARDLVSLNLVAWVAILGVLPAVLFAAIPWTAQTFKAEALGKVRYAAVAAVMLVLAIFPVWGSFLSIFREQSDLKLTLTPFNYIAATSKYLRKRTVTQAQVISPYGEDAHRAATAQSRGRKSLFVVVVGETARWDHFALNGYSKPTNPMLSKVEGLINYSQAYSCGTDTAQSVPCMFSGFGKAGFTNAKAASRDNLLDILKRADIDVIWRENQAGCKGVCDRVQTETLTGHAAPTFYPSTENFDDVLVDGLDQRIANMQRDTVIVLHMMGSHGPAYWKRYPEKFEVFKPACKVVQFSDCETEHIINAYDNTILYTDHVLARLIGVLSTAESHGVDAGMLYVSDHGESLGEHNMYLHGMPYALAPEAQIHVPMVVWLSPSMREGAGIDASCLVQRSSQRVSHDNLFSSVLGMMDVKTRVYDPALDLFSGCRRRAS; from the coding sequence GTGTTCAAGCCCCGCCGTCCGGAAATCCTGATTCTTCTGCTCGCGATTTATATCGCGGTGGCGCTCAATTATGCGTTCTGGCGGAAGTTACTGATTGCGGCCGAGCCGCATAATTTCGGCGATTGGCATTTTGTCGTCGCAACGCTGGTTGCGGCGGTCGCCGCGCTTTATCTGATCCTACTCGCCATTTCGTACAAACCGGTCATCCGCGCCATCGTCCTGATCGTGCTGCCGGTGACGGCTGCGGCCAGCTATTTCATGACCGAATACGGCATCGTCATCGATAGCGACATGGTGCGAAACATATTCGAGACGGACACGCGTGAAGCGCGCGACCTGGTGTCGTTGAATCTCGTGGCTTGGGTTGCGATCCTCGGCGTGCTGCCTGCGGTGTTGTTCGCGGCGATCCCTTGGACAGCGCAGACGTTCAAGGCCGAAGCGCTGGGCAAGGTACGCTACGCGGCGGTTGCGGCCGTGATGCTGGTGCTCGCGATCTTCCCTGTCTGGGGGAGCTTTCTCTCCATTTTCCGCGAGCAGAGCGACTTGAAGCTGACGCTGACGCCGTTCAATTATATCGCGGCGACGTCGAAGTACTTGAGAAAGCGCACCGTCACGCAAGCCCAGGTCATCTCGCCCTATGGGGAGGATGCGCATCGTGCCGCGACTGCGCAGTCGCGAGGACGCAAATCGCTTTTCGTCGTCGTGGTCGGCGAAACGGCGCGCTGGGATCATTTTGCGCTCAATGGCTACAGCAAGCCGACCAATCCCATGCTGTCGAAGGTTGAGGGTCTGATCAACTATTCGCAGGCGTATTCCTGCGGGACGGATACGGCGCAATCGGTGCCGTGCATGTTCTCCGGCTTCGGCAAGGCGGGCTTTACGAATGCGAAGGCGGCATCGCGCGATAATCTCCTTGATATTTTGAAGCGCGCGGACATCGACGTTATCTGGCGGGAAAATCAAGCCGGTTGCAAAGGCGTTTGCGATCGCGTTCAGACTGAAACGCTGACCGGGCACGCCGCTCCGACGTTTTATCCAAGCACTGAAAATTTCGACGACGTACTCGTCGACGGTCTCGATCAGCGCATTGCGAACATGCAGCGGGATACCGTCATCGTGCTGCACATGATGGGCAGTCACGGGCCGGCGTACTGGAAGCGGTACCCGGAGAAGTTCGAGGTGTTCAAGCCTGCTTGCAAAGTCGTTCAGTTCAGCGATTGCGAGACGGAGCATATCATCAACGCCTACGACAACACGATCCTCTACACGGATCATGTTCTGGCGCGTCTGATCGGTGTTCTGTCGACCGCGGAAAGTCACGGCGTCGACGCCGGAATGCTGTACGTTTCAGATCACGGCGAAAGCCTTGGCGAGCACAATATGTATCTTCACGGGATGCCTTATGCGCTCGCTCCGGAGGCACAAATTCACGTGCCCATGGTTGTCTGGCTGTCGCCATCCATGCGGGAGGGGGCGGGTATCGACGCCAGCTGTCTCGTCCAGCGCTCTTCGCAGCGCGTCAGCCACGATAACCTGTTTTCGTCCGTGCTCGGGATGATGGACGTAAAAACACGCGTTTATGATCCGGCGCTCGACCTATTTTCGGGGTGCCGGCGGCGAGCCTCTTAA
- a CDS encoding DUF2852 domain-containing protein yields MPLFFFPLLFVVPFVVLAMILFFVGSIVMRLMFFVAIAAFAGLVLFGTGLFGALVRALGSGVRRAYWAYQNRRFDSPAPRRDLDNAAFEDYRRATMTKLDSEAQEFRAFLAKLRQAADAADFKAFLNSRRAGS; encoded by the coding sequence ATGCCGCTTTTTTTCTTCCCATTGCTGTTCGTCGTGCCGTTCGTCGTGCTGGCCATGATCCTGTTTTTCGTCGGCTCGATCGTGATGAGGCTGATGTTCTTCGTCGCGATCGCGGCGTTCGCGGGGCTCGTACTATTCGGTACGGGGCTCTTTGGCGCGTTGGTTCGGGCGCTCGGTTCCGGCGTGCGGCGTGCCTACTGGGCCTATCAGAACCGTCGGTTTGACAGTCCGGCGCCTCGGCGCGATCTCGACAACGCGGCGTTCGAAGATTATCGGCGCGCGACAATGACCAAGCTCGACTCCGAAGCGCAGGAATTCCGGGCGTTTCTCGCGAAGCTCCGGCAGGCTGCGGATGCGGCCGATTTCAAGGCGTTCCTGAATTCGCGGCGCGCCGGCTCCTAA
- a CDS encoding pentapeptide repeat-containing protein has translation MRQTVVIVALFGAAGFAGASAEPATGPVPMHAEVSAYTITALLHKAKPGERPNLSGKFLVYLDLADLDFKGANLARSDFYGTDFTDANLSGVDLSHTRLDRSVLIRSNLSGANLTGATILRPTIYSDLSSKTSDAPRFSGANLSKVRVQAELSGSDFRGADLTEANFAPLEWRSGEGTLATAYRNILKYCDFSGARLHAANMQRSVLWFAKFTGADLTGADFTDADLSRADFAGADVSGANFSQANLDGASLIGVKGLHEAIGLDQSINLDRATR, from the coding sequence TTGCGCCAAACCGTTGTGATCGTAGCATTGTTCGGTGCTGCAGGGTTCGCGGGCGCATCGGCTGAGCCGGCGACCGGGCCAGTGCCGATGCACGCGGAAGTCAGCGCTTACACGATCACGGCCTTGCTGCATAAAGCGAAGCCCGGTGAACGGCCGAACCTTTCAGGAAAGTTCCTGGTCTATCTCGATCTCGCGGACCTCGATTTCAAAGGCGCGAACCTGGCGCGTTCCGATTTCTATGGCACCGATTTTACGGATGCCAATCTGTCGGGCGTGGATCTGTCGCATACGCGGCTCGACCGGTCCGTTTTGATCCGCTCCAATCTCTCGGGCGCAAATCTCACAGGCGCGACGATCCTGCGGCCGACGATCTATTCGGATCTCTCGAGCAAAACATCCGATGCTCCGCGATTTTCCGGCGCGAACCTATCGAAGGTCCGCGTGCAAGCGGAATTGTCCGGGTCCGATTTCAGAGGCGCCGATCTGACGGAAGCGAATTTCGCGCCGCTCGAATGGCGGTCGGGTGAGGGCACGCTCGCGACGGCGTATCGGAATATTCTCAAGTACTGCGATTTCTCCGGGGCGCGCCTGCACGCTGCGAACATGCAGCGCTCCGTCTTGTGGTTTGCGAAGTTCACCGGAGCCGATCTGACCGGTGCCGATTTTACGGACGCGGATCTTTCGCGCGCAGACTTCGCGGGGGCGGATGTTTCCGGTGCGAATTTTTCGCAGGCGAACCTGGATGGCGCCAGTCTTATCGGCGTGAAAGGCCTGCATGAAGCGATAGGTCTCGATCAGTCCATCAATTTGGATCGAGCGACCCGCTGA
- a CDS encoding extensin family protein: MVLRRICVFAPLIVLLLSGPALLSGCGTSGTNFVVKDDPWRSPEERACLASGVVRQSAFVRARSALGGPSVCGAETPFEMLAADSGRVTLEPSASLRCPMIPQIDSWVKNVVEPAARYYFRQELAGLKILASYSCRPMNSVDGARISEHAYANALDVGGFKLANGDTISVLRDWNGSEREQAFLRRVHQGSCEYFTTVLSPNYNRLHADHFHLDLARHGRDGLMRICK, encoded by the coding sequence ATGGTCTTGCGTCGTATCTGCGTCTTTGCTCCGCTGATCGTCCTGTTGTTGTCCGGACCCGCGCTCTTGTCGGGCTGCGGCACGTCGGGGACGAATTTCGTTGTCAAAGACGATCCATGGCGCTCACCCGAAGAACGCGCTTGCCTTGCGTCCGGCGTCGTCCGCCAGTCGGCGTTCGTGCGCGCCCGTTCGGCGCTTGGTGGTCCGAGCGTTTGCGGCGCGGAAACTCCCTTCGAAATGCTTGCGGCCGATAGCGGCCGGGTGACGCTCGAGCCTTCGGCATCGCTGCGCTGTCCGATGATTCCGCAGATCGACAGCTGGGTGAAGAACGTCGTCGAGCCGGCGGCGCGCTATTATTTTCGCCAGGAGCTTGCGGGCCTGAAAATTCTCGCGTCGTATTCCTGCAGGCCTATGAACAGTGTCGATGGCGCGCGGATTTCGGAACACGCTTACGCCAATGCCCTCGATGTCGGCGGTTTCAAACTGGCGAACGGCGATACGATCAGCGTCCTTCGCGACTGGAACGGTTCGGAGCGCGAACAGGCGTTTCTGCGGCGCGTGCACCAGGGTTCGTGCGAGTATTTCACAACGGTGCTCAGTCCGAACTACAACCGGCTGCACGCCGACCATTTCCATCTCGATCTCGCTCGTCACGGACGTGATGGCCTGATGCGCATCTGCAAGTGA
- the fdxA gene encoding ferredoxin FdxA: protein MTYVVTENCIKCKYTDCVEVCPVDCFYEGENMLVIHPDECIDCGVCVPECPAEAIFSDAEPQATAHWLDLNRKHADQWPNIVAKKAAMPDADAENGRAGKAAEFSPEAATEDAK, encoded by the coding sequence ATGACCTACGTCGTCACAGAGAACTGCATCAAGTGCAAATACACCGACTGCGTTGAAGTGTGCCCCGTGGACTGCTTCTACGAGGGCGAGAACATGCTCGTCATCCATCCTGACGAGTGCATCGACTGCGGCGTGTGCGTGCCCGAATGTCCGGCAGAGGCGATCTTCTCGGACGCTGAACCACAGGCCACGGCGCATTGGCTCGACCTCAATCGCAAGCATGCGGATCAATGGCCGAACATCGTTGCGAAGAAAGCAGCGATGCCGGATGCCGATGCAGAGAACGGCCGGGCCGGGAAGGCCGCCGAGTTTTCGCCCGAGGCTGCGACCGAAGACGCGAAATAG
- a CDS encoding NUDIX domain-containing protein produces MPLRLASFFSRRSDLVTLGAQAVVVNEASEVLLIRHGYRPGWHFPGGGIEHGETIDRALSRELHEETGVTITQPARLFGIYTNFAVFPGDHVVLFIVEHWRQDEIPAANAEIAEQRFFALNNLPATTGAATRRRLDEIFSGSERASAW; encoded by the coding sequence ATGCCGCTCCGCCTCGCATCGTTTTTCTCCCGGCGTTCCGATCTCGTGACGCTCGGCGCACAAGCCGTCGTCGTGAACGAAGCCTCCGAGGTTTTATTGATCCGACACGGCTATCGCCCCGGCTGGCATTTCCCAGGCGGCGGCATCGAGCACGGCGAAACCATCGACCGCGCGTTGAGCCGTGAATTGCACGAAGAGACCGGCGTGACGATAACACAGCCAGCTCGCCTTTTCGGCATCTATACGAACTTCGCCGTCTTTCCCGGCGATCATGTCGTGCTCTTTATCGTCGAGCATTGGCGCCAGGATGAAATCCCCGCAGCCAATGCCGAAATCGCCGAACAACGATTTTTCGCGCTTAACAATCTCCCGGCGACGACCGGCGCGGCCACCAGGCGCCGCTTGGACGAAATCTTTTCCGGCTCGGAGCGCGCAAGCGCATGGTAA
- a CDS encoding J domain-containing protein, with the protein MAWQFLKNAVAATYGGGLRSALEAFKGSLGIDGARSPAQSRVAFTIAVVALAAKMSKADGVSLPVEAQAFERQFSVPDTERAHVRRLYQLASQDVAGYEAYAAQVARLLEDQQDLKISVLECLFHVASADGVLHPDEDRYLAHVSEILGLSQREYRCVRRGFVVDADSPYEVLSVSPAASDKDIKARYRDLVKSHHPDALVAKGVPPEFLAGAERRLAAITAAYEEILSERGLRAERALESSP; encoded by the coding sequence ATGGCGTGGCAATTTCTGAAAAATGCGGTGGCCGCCACCTATGGCGGCGGGCTGCGCTCGGCGCTCGAAGCGTTCAAGGGATCGCTCGGCATCGATGGCGCACGTTCGCCGGCGCAATCGCGCGTCGCGTTCACGATTGCCGTTGTCGCCCTTGCCGCGAAGATGAGCAAAGCCGACGGCGTGTCGCTGCCGGTTGAAGCGCAGGCGTTCGAACGGCAGTTTTCAGTGCCCGATACCGAGCGCGCGCACGTGCGCCGCCTCTACCAACTCGCAAGCCAGGATGTCGCCGGTTATGAGGCGTATGCGGCGCAGGTTGCGCGTCTGCTCGAGGATCAGCAGGACCTCAAGATTTCGGTGCTCGAGTGTCTGTTTCATGTCGCGAGCGCCGACGGGGTGCTGCATCCCGATGAAGACCGCTATCTGGCGCACGTTTCGGAAATTCTTGGACTGTCGCAGCGCGAGTATCGCTGCGTTCGCCGCGGGTTCGTCGTCGATGCGGACAGTCCCTACGAGGTCTTGAGCGTTTCGCCCGCGGCGTCTGACAAAGACATCAAGGCGCGGTATCGCGATCTCGTGAAGAGCCATCATCCGGATGCGCTGGTCGCGAAGGGCGTTCCGCCGGAATTTCTTGCCGGCGCCGAGCGCAGGCTTGCAGCGATCACGGCTGCTTATGAAGAAATTCTCTCCGAACGCGGATTGCGCGCCGAACGCGCGCTGGAATCCAGTCCGTGA
- a CDS encoding DUF2478 domain-containing protein, translating into MTPATSSIATVVGADDPTIQALFADAASRWRAAGLNVIGLIAETHGLENRVCRAGYLRDVVSGKAFSIYVETPRAETSCHLDTDGVETACAELLKQIADCDIVVLSKFGKLEAERGGLAPAFDAAIEAGKPVLTTVSQRHRKSWTGYTADGAVYLSPDEAALDQWRASVQKSATSL; encoded by the coding sequence ATGACGCCCGCAACAAGTTCGATCGCGACAGTCGTCGGAGCCGATGATCCGACGATCCAGGCCCTGTTCGCTGACGCGGCTTCGAGATGGCGCGCCGCCGGATTGAACGTCATCGGACTTATCGCCGAAACGCACGGGCTCGAAAATCGCGTCTGCCGCGCCGGATACCTTCGCGACGTCGTTTCCGGCAAAGCCTTCTCCATCTACGTCGAAACCCCGAGAGCCGAAACCTCCTGCCACCTCGATACCGACGGCGTCGAAACCGCCTGCGCAGAGCTTCTGAAACAGATCGCCGATTGCGATATCGTCGTGCTCAGCAAGTTCGGCAAACTCGAAGCGGAACGCGGCGGTCTGGCCCCCGCATTCGACGCAGCGATCGAGGCTGGAAAGCCAGTACTGACGACCGTATCGCAGCGCCATCGCAAATCGTGGACAGGCTACACGGCGGACGGCGCCGTTTATCTCTCACCGGACGAAGCCGCGCTCGATCAATGGCGCGCCAGCGTGCAAAAGAGCGCTACGAGCCTTTAA
- a CDS encoding alpha/beta fold hydrolase → MKQFDSAGVEIAYLDTGSGSSAGGGTEKPPVLLIHGFASNVETNWGGTGWVDFLRKAGYRVVAFDNRGHGHSQKLHELTDYGAPLMAEDAKRLLDHLGIKRAHVIGYSMGARIAAFLALAHPERVDHVVFGGLGINMVRGMAGTGPIARALEAESIDDVTNPTARTFRAFAEQTKSDLKALAACIRSARAPITAEMAASISAPVLVAVGETDVIGGSAAELAKLIPGARAITMPGKDHNRAVGDRTFKAEVLAFFEGGQSLESGAAAAEK, encoded by the coding sequence ATGAAGCAGTTCGACAGCGCGGGCGTGGAGATCGCCTACCTCGATACGGGTAGCGGTAGCAGTGCTGGCGGAGGCACGGAAAAGCCGCCGGTGCTGTTGATCCACGGTTTTGCGTCGAACGTCGAGACGAACTGGGGCGGGACGGGCTGGGTCGATTTTCTCCGCAAGGCCGGATACCGGGTCGTTGCGTTCGACAACCGCGGTCACGGGCACAGTCAGAAGCTTCATGAATTGACCGATTACGGTGCACCGCTGATGGCCGAGGATGCCAAGCGGCTGCTCGACCACCTCGGCATCAAGCGTGCGCACGTCATTGGGTATTCGATGGGCGCGCGCATTGCCGCATTCCTGGCGCTGGCGCATCCCGAGCGCGTCGATCATGTCGTTTTCGGCGGGCTCGGCATCAACATGGTGCGCGGCATGGCAGGAACGGGGCCGATCGCGCGGGCGCTCGAGGCGGAGAGCATCGACGATGTGACGAATCCCACCGCACGCACGTTCCGCGCCTTCGCCGAGCAGACGAAAAGCGATCTGAAAGCGCTTGCAGCGTGCATTCGCTCGGCGCGGGCGCCGATCACGGCGGAGATGGCGGCATCCATTTCAGCGCCGGTTCTCGTGGCGGTTGGGGAAACTGACGTCATCGGCGGATCGGCGGCCGAACTCGCCAAGCTCATCCCCGGTGCGCGGGCGATCACAATGCCAGGGAAAGACCATAACCGCGCCGTCGGCGACCGGACGTTCAAGGCTGAGGTTCTGGCGTTTTTCGAAGGCGGCCAGTCTCTCGAAAGCGGCGCAGCGGCGGCCGAAAAATGA
- a CDS encoding N-acetylmuramoyl-L-alanine amidase, which yields MTFAADSPLVGSVRVAENHEPRRGGVRPSLLILHYTGMSSAEKAIDWLARAESNVSCHYVIDEDGRITQLVPESLRAWHAGASFWRGETDINSHSIGIEIQNPGHQHGYPDFPAAQMQAVIALGKDIAQRHRMAADAVLAHSDIAPGRKIDPGEKFNWALLARQGLGLWVRPSSVHADDPGLDIGASGSRVAAAQELLALYGYRVEQSGILDDGTSHVLKAFQAHFRPRRVDGRLDRSTELTLERLIGVSDRNVAA from the coding sequence GTGACGTTCGCAGCCGATAGTCCTCTCGTCGGCTCGGTGCGCGTTGCGGAAAACCACGAGCCGCGGCGCGGCGGCGTCCGGCCGTCGCTGCTCATTCTGCATTACACTGGGATGTCGTCGGCGGAGAAGGCCATCGACTGGCTGGCGCGCGCGGAGAGCAACGTCTCGTGCCACTACGTCATCGATGAAGATGGCCGCATCACGCAACTTGTGCCGGAAAGCCTGCGCGCCTGGCACGCAGGGGCGTCGTTCTGGCGCGGCGAGACCGACATCAACTCGCATTCGATCGGCATCGAGATCCAAAATCCTGGGCATCAGCACGGGTATCCGGATTTTCCAGCGGCCCAGATGCAAGCGGTGATCGCGCTGGGTAAGGACATTGCGCAGCGGCATCGGATGGCGGCGGATGCGGTTCTCGCGCATTCGGATATCGCGCCGGGGCGTAAGATCGATCCGGGTGAGAAGTTCAATTGGGCGCTTCTGGCGCGTCAGGGCCTCGGCCTTTGGGTGCGGCCCTCGTCGGTGCATGCCGACGATCCTGGACTCGACATCGGCGCGTCGGGGAGCCGGGTGGCTGCTGCGCAGGAACTGCTCGCGCTCTATGGGTATCGTGTGGAGCAGAGCGGAATTCTCGATGACGGCACGAGCCATGTTCTCAAGGCTTTCCAGGCGCATTTTCGGCCGCGCCGTGTCGACGGCAGACTAGACCGATCGACCGAGTTGACGCTGGAAAGGTTGATTGGCGTATCTGACCGCAACGTCGCCGCTTGA
- a CDS encoding TetR/AcrR family transcriptional regulator yields the protein MTWDQDPPPGARRGYHHGNLREALMKAALELIAAKGPAGFTFAEAARAAGVSPAAPYRHYRDRDSLMADVARRAFELFAAKLSQAWAKGTPDPFKAFERVGHAYIAFARAEPAQYSAMFESGLSFQAFPDLHVAGDRAFNVLRDACAALIATMPEGKRPPVMMMALHIWAEAHGIASLFARGDEARRPIPMSPEDLLDAAVLIYLDGLGVRKAG from the coding sequence ATGACCTGGGATCAAGATCCGCCGCCCGGAGCGCGACGCGGCTATCATCATGGCAACCTGCGCGAAGCCTTGATGAAGGCGGCGCTGGAGCTGATTGCCGCGAAGGGCCCGGCAGGATTCACGTTTGCGGAGGCCGCGCGCGCGGCGGGTGTCAGTCCGGCGGCGCCCTACCGGCATTATCGCGATCGCGATTCCCTGATGGCGGACGTGGCGCGCCGGGCGTTCGAGCTTTTCGCGGCGAAACTCTCGCAGGCTTGGGCGAAGGGGACGCCTGATCCGTTCAAGGCGTTTGAGCGGGTGGGGCACGCTTACATCGCGTTCGCGCGGGCGGAGCCGGCGCAGTACTCGGCGATGTTTGAATCGGGACTGTCGTTTCAGGCGTTTCCGGATCTGCACGTCGCGGGTGACCGGGCGTTCAACGTGCTGCGCGATGCGTGCGCGGCGCTGATCGCAACGATGCCCGAGGGCAAGCGTCCGCCGGTCATGATGATGGCGTTGCATATTTGGGCCGAGGCGCACGGCATCGCGTCACTGTTCGCGCGCGGCGACGAGGCGCGCCGTCCCATTCCGATGAGCCCCGAAGACCTGCTCGACGCGGCGGTGCTGATTTATCTGGATGGGCTGGGGGTGAGGAAGGCGGGTTAG
- a CDS encoding zinc-finger domain-containing protein: protein MAGALIPHFANDVGAERIFVGVKEFNCMGARAPFDHPHIYLDMGQDNQILCPYCSTLYIYDPRLKADESDPKNSLVSDAA from the coding sequence ATGGCCGGAGCACTGATCCCTCATTTCGCAAACGACGTCGGCGCCGAGCGCATTTTCGTCGGCGTCAAGGAATTCAACTGCATGGGCGCGCGCGCGCCGTTCGACCATCCGCACATCTACCTCGACATGGGACAGGACAACCAAATCCTCTGCCCGTACTGCTCGACGCTCTACATCTACGATCCGCGCCTCAAGGCCGACGAGAGCGATCCGAAGAACAGCCTCGTCTCCGACGCCGCCTGA
- a CDS encoding DUF2852 domain-containing protein, whose protein sequence is MAQVVQTLDDFGRPAWLVAMVLGFVLFWPIGLTILAYMLWSGRMNCGWHGGRGRWDNRFVERFGRAKDRVEGEMRNFARGAYSSGNKAFDDYRESTLKRLEEEEREFRSFLERLRQAKDKSEFDQFMSERRDRPAATEGSV, encoded by the coding sequence ATGGCGCAAGTGGTTCAGACTCTTGACGATTTCGGCAGGCCTGCGTGGCTCGTCGCGATGGTCCTGGGCTTCGTTCTTTTCTGGCCGATTGGGCTCACCATCTTGGCCTATATGCTTTGGAGTGGACGCATGAACTGTGGATGGCACGGCGGACGCGGACGATGGGACAACCGGTTCGTGGAACGGTTCGGCCGGGCGAAAGACCGCGTCGAAGGCGAGATGCGGAACTTCGCACGCGGCGCGTATTCGAGCGGCAATAAAGCGTTCGACGACTACCGCGAGTCGACGCTGAAGCGTCTCGAGGAAGAAGAGCGCGAGTTCCGCTCGTTCCTGGAGCGCCTGCGTCAGGCCAAGGACAAGTCGGAATTCGATCAGTTCATGAGCGAGCGGCGCGATCGTCCCGCCGCAACCGAAGGCAGTGTTTGA